A genomic region of Prionailurus viverrinus isolate Anna chromosome D4, UM_Priviv_1.0, whole genome shotgun sequence contains the following coding sequences:
- the DOLPP1 gene encoding dolichyldiphosphatase 1 isoform X1, producing the protein MAADGQCSLPASWRPVTLTHVEYPTGDLSGHLLAYLSLSPVFVIVGFVTLIIFKRELHTISFLGGLALNEGVNWLIKHVIQEPRPCGGPHEAVGTKYGMPSSHSQFMWFFSVYSFLFLYLRMHQTNNARFLDLLWRHVLSLGLLTAAFLVSYSRVYLLYHTWSQVLYGGVAGSLMAIAWFVFTQEVLTPLFPRIAAWPISEFFLIRDTSLIPNVLWFEYTVTRAEARNRQRKLGTKLQ; encoded by the exons ATGGCAGCGGACGGACAGTGCTCGCTCCCCGCTTCATGGCGGCCGGTGACCCTCACCCACGTCGAATATCCTACAG gtgatCTCTCTGGCCACCTCCTTGCCTACCTGAGCCTCAGCCCTGTATTTGTCATTGTTGGTTTTGTGACCCTCATCATATTCAAGCGGGAACTGCACACG ATCTCATTCCTCGGGGGCCTGGCACTGAACGAGGGGGTCAACTGGCTGATCAAACACGTCATCCAGGAGCCACGGCCCTGTGGAG GCCCCCACGAGGCAGTGGGCACCAAGTACGGGATGCCCTCCAGCCATTCCCAGTTCATGTGGTTCTTCTCCGtctattccttccttttcctgtatTTAAG AATGCACCAAACAAACAACGCCAGGTTCCTGGACTTGCTGTGGAGGCACGTGCTCTCCCTGGGTCTTCTCACCGCGGCCTTTCTAGTCTCCTATAGCAG GGTCTACCTGCTGTATCACACCTGGAGCCAGGTGCTCTATGGGGGCGTTGCTGGGAGCCTCATGGCCATCGCCTGGTTCGTCTTCACCCAGGAGGTCCTCACCCCGCTGTTCCCTAGGATAGCAGCCTG GCCTATCTCTGAGTTCTTCCTCATCCGAGACACGAGCCTCATTCCCAACGTACTCTGGTTTGAGTACACGGTAACCCGGGCAGAAGCCAG GAACAGACAACGTAAGCTGGGGACCAAACTGCAGTGA
- the CRAT gene encoding carnitine O-acetyltransferase isoform X1 — MLAFATRTVVKPLGLLKPSSLVKVSSRFKAHQDSLPRLPVPALQQSLDRYLKALQPIVSEEEWTQTKQLVEEFQTAGGVGERLQKGLERRARKMENWLSEWWLKTAYLQYRQPLVIYSSPGVALPKQDFVDLQGQLRFAAKFIEGVLDFKAMIDSETLPVEYLGGKPLCMNQYYQILSSCRVPGPKQDSVISFSKTKKPPMHITVVHNYQFFELDVYHSDGTPLTSDQIFVQLEKIWNSSLQTNKEPVGILTSNHRNSWAKAYSTLIKDKVNRESVRSIQKSIFTMCLDAPVPRVSEDVYRRHVAGQMLHGGGGKLNSGNRWFDKTLQFIVAEDGSCGLVYEHAAAEGPPIIALVDHVIEFTKKPELVRSPMVPLPMPKKLRFNITPEIKSDIEKAKQNLSIMIQDLDIMVMVFHHFGKDFPKSEKLSPDAFIQMALQLAYYRIYKQACATYESASLRMFHLGRTDTIRSASVDSLTFVKAMDDSNVSEHQKVDLLRRAVQAHRAYTDQAIRGEAFDRHLLGLKLQAIEDLVSMPDIFMDTSYAIAMHFNLSTSQVPAKTDCVMFFGPVVPDGYGVCYNPMETHINFSVSAYNSCAETNAARLAHYLEKALLDMRALLQHHPRAKL; from the exons ATGTTGGCTTTCGCGACCAGGACCGTG GTAAAGCCCCTGGGCTTGCTCAAGCCCTCCTCCTTGGTGAAGGTTTCCAGCCGCTTCAAGGCACACCAGGATTCGCTGCCCCGGCTGCCCGTGCCTGCGCTCCAGCAGTCCCTGGACCGTTACCTCAAGGCGCTGCAGCCCATCGTGAGCGAGGAGGAGTGGACCCAGACCAAGCAGCTGGTGGAAGAGTTTCAGACCGCGGGGGGCGTCGGGGAGCGTCTGCAGAAAGGGCTGGAGCGCAGAGCCAGGAAGATGGAGAACTGG CTGTCCGAGTGGTGGCTCAAAACAGCCTACCTCCAGTACCGCCAGCCCCTGGTCATCTACTCCAGCCCTGGTGTAGCACTGCCCAAGCAGGACTTTGTGGACCTGCAGGGACAGCTCCG GTTTGCTGCCAAATTCATCGAGGGCGTGTTGGATTTCAAAGCCATGATTGACAG CGAGACCCTGCCCGTGGAGTACCTGGGGGGTAAGCCGCTGTGCATGAACCAGTACTATCAGATCCTGTCCTCCTGCCGCGTGCCGGGCCCCAAGCAGGACTCGGTCATCAGCTTCAGCAAGACCAAGAAGCCGCCCATGCACATCACCGTGGTGCACAACTACCAA TTTTTTGAGCTGGACGTGTACCACAGCGATGGGACACCCCTGACGTCAGATCAGATCTTCGTGCAGCTGGAGAAGATCTGGAACTCCTCGCTGCAAACCAACAAAGAGCCCGTGGGCATCCTCACCTCCAACCACCGCAACTCCTGGGCCAAGGCCTACAGCACCCTCATTAAAG ACAAGGTGAACCGGGAGTCGGTCCGCTCCATCCAGAAGAGCATCTTCACCATGTGCCTGGACGCACCCGTGCCCCGCGTCTCGGAGGATGTGTACCGCCGTCACGTGGCCGGCCAGATGCTGCACGGGGGTGGTGGCAAACTGAACAGCGGCAATCGTTGGTTCGACAAGACGCTGCAG TTCATCGTGGCCGAAGATGGCTCCTGTGGGCTTGTTTACGAGCATGCAGCAGCGGAGGGACCCCCCATCATTGCCCTCGTGGACCATGTCATTGAGTTCAC GAAGAAACCCGAGCTTGTGCGGTCCCCCATGGTGCCCCTGCCCATGCCCAAGAAGCTGCGGTTCAACAtcacccctgagatcaagagcgaCATTGAAAAGGCCAAGCAGAATCTCAGCAT catgATCCAGGACCTGGACATCATGGTGATGGTGTTCCACCATTTTGGGAAAGACTTCCCCAAGTCGGAGAAGCTGAGCCCGGACGCCTTCATCCAGATGGCACTACAGCTGGCCTACTACAG GATCTACAAGCAGGCGTGTGCCACGTACGAAAGCGCCTCCCTGCGCATGTTCCACCTGGGCCGCACCGACACCATCCGCTCGGCCTCCGTGGACTCACTGACCTTCGTCAAGGCCATGGATGACTCCAACGTGTCG GAGCACCAGAAGGTGGACCTGCTGCGGAGGGCCGTGCAAGCCCACCGAGCCTACACGGACCAG GCTATCCGCGGGGAGGCCTTTGACCGGCACCTGCTGGGCCTGAAGCTGCAGGCCATTGAGGACCTGGTGAGCATGCCCGACATCTTCATGGACACCTCCTACGCCATCGCTATGCATTTCAACCTCTCCACCAGCCAG GTCCCTGCCAAGACAGACTGCGTCATGTTCTTTGGGCCCGTGGTCCCGGATGGCTATGGCGTTTGCTATAACCCCATGGAGACTCACATCAACTTCTCCGTGTCGGCCTATAACAGCTGTGCCGAGACCAACGCGGCCCGTCTGGCGCACTACCTGGAGAAGGCTCTCCTGGACATGCGCGCTCTGCTCCAGCACCACCCCCGGGCCAAGCTCTGA
- the CRAT gene encoding carnitine O-acetyltransferase isoform X2 — translation MEDGQQKEKVKPLGLLKPSSLVKVSSRFKAHQDSLPRLPVPALQQSLDRYLKALQPIVSEEEWTQTKQLVEEFQTAGGVGERLQKGLERRARKMENWLSEWWLKTAYLQYRQPLVIYSSPGVALPKQDFVDLQGQLRFAAKFIEGVLDFKAMIDSETLPVEYLGGKPLCMNQYYQILSSCRVPGPKQDSVISFSKTKKPPMHITVVHNYQFFELDVYHSDGTPLTSDQIFVQLEKIWNSSLQTNKEPVGILTSNHRNSWAKAYSTLIKDKVNRESVRSIQKSIFTMCLDAPVPRVSEDVYRRHVAGQMLHGGGGKLNSGNRWFDKTLQFIVAEDGSCGLVYEHAAAEGPPIIALVDHVIEFTKKPELVRSPMVPLPMPKKLRFNITPEIKSDIEKAKQNLSIMIQDLDIMVMVFHHFGKDFPKSEKLSPDAFIQMALQLAYYRIYKQACATYESASLRMFHLGRTDTIRSASVDSLTFVKAMDDSNVSEHQKVDLLRRAVQAHRAYTDQAIRGEAFDRHLLGLKLQAIEDLVSMPDIFMDTSYAIAMHFNLSTSQVPAKTDCVMFFGPVVPDGYGVCYNPMETHINFSVSAYNSCAETNAARLAHYLEKALLDMRALLQHHPRAKL, via the exons ATGGAGGAcgggcagcagaaagagaag GTAAAGCCCCTGGGCTTGCTCAAGCCCTCCTCCTTGGTGAAGGTTTCCAGCCGCTTCAAGGCACACCAGGATTCGCTGCCCCGGCTGCCCGTGCCTGCGCTCCAGCAGTCCCTGGACCGTTACCTCAAGGCGCTGCAGCCCATCGTGAGCGAGGAGGAGTGGACCCAGACCAAGCAGCTGGTGGAAGAGTTTCAGACCGCGGGGGGCGTCGGGGAGCGTCTGCAGAAAGGGCTGGAGCGCAGAGCCAGGAAGATGGAGAACTGG CTGTCCGAGTGGTGGCTCAAAACAGCCTACCTCCAGTACCGCCAGCCCCTGGTCATCTACTCCAGCCCTGGTGTAGCACTGCCCAAGCAGGACTTTGTGGACCTGCAGGGACAGCTCCG GTTTGCTGCCAAATTCATCGAGGGCGTGTTGGATTTCAAAGCCATGATTGACAG CGAGACCCTGCCCGTGGAGTACCTGGGGGGTAAGCCGCTGTGCATGAACCAGTACTATCAGATCCTGTCCTCCTGCCGCGTGCCGGGCCCCAAGCAGGACTCGGTCATCAGCTTCAGCAAGACCAAGAAGCCGCCCATGCACATCACCGTGGTGCACAACTACCAA TTTTTTGAGCTGGACGTGTACCACAGCGATGGGACACCCCTGACGTCAGATCAGATCTTCGTGCAGCTGGAGAAGATCTGGAACTCCTCGCTGCAAACCAACAAAGAGCCCGTGGGCATCCTCACCTCCAACCACCGCAACTCCTGGGCCAAGGCCTACAGCACCCTCATTAAAG ACAAGGTGAACCGGGAGTCGGTCCGCTCCATCCAGAAGAGCATCTTCACCATGTGCCTGGACGCACCCGTGCCCCGCGTCTCGGAGGATGTGTACCGCCGTCACGTGGCCGGCCAGATGCTGCACGGGGGTGGTGGCAAACTGAACAGCGGCAATCGTTGGTTCGACAAGACGCTGCAG TTCATCGTGGCCGAAGATGGCTCCTGTGGGCTTGTTTACGAGCATGCAGCAGCGGAGGGACCCCCCATCATTGCCCTCGTGGACCATGTCATTGAGTTCAC GAAGAAACCCGAGCTTGTGCGGTCCCCCATGGTGCCCCTGCCCATGCCCAAGAAGCTGCGGTTCAACAtcacccctgagatcaagagcgaCATTGAAAAGGCCAAGCAGAATCTCAGCAT catgATCCAGGACCTGGACATCATGGTGATGGTGTTCCACCATTTTGGGAAAGACTTCCCCAAGTCGGAGAAGCTGAGCCCGGACGCCTTCATCCAGATGGCACTACAGCTGGCCTACTACAG GATCTACAAGCAGGCGTGTGCCACGTACGAAAGCGCCTCCCTGCGCATGTTCCACCTGGGCCGCACCGACACCATCCGCTCGGCCTCCGTGGACTCACTGACCTTCGTCAAGGCCATGGATGACTCCAACGTGTCG GAGCACCAGAAGGTGGACCTGCTGCGGAGGGCCGTGCAAGCCCACCGAGCCTACACGGACCAG GCTATCCGCGGGGAGGCCTTTGACCGGCACCTGCTGGGCCTGAAGCTGCAGGCCATTGAGGACCTGGTGAGCATGCCCGACATCTTCATGGACACCTCCTACGCCATCGCTATGCATTTCAACCTCTCCACCAGCCAG GTCCCTGCCAAGACAGACTGCGTCATGTTCTTTGGGCCCGTGGTCCCGGATGGCTATGGCGTTTGCTATAACCCCATGGAGACTCACATCAACTTCTCCGTGTCGGCCTATAACAGCTGTGCCGAGACCAACGCGGCCCGTCTGGCGCACTACCTGGAGAAGGCTCTCCTGGACATGCGCGCTCTGCTCCAGCACCACCCCCGGGCCAAGCTCTGA
- the DOLPP1 gene encoding dolichyldiphosphatase 1 isoform X2, which produces MPFDPRVATQRPISDGDLSGHLLAYLSLSPVFVIVGFVTLIIFKRELHTISFLGGLALNEGVNWLIKHVIQEPRPCGGPHEAVGTKYGMPSSHSQFMWFFSVYSFLFLYLRMHQTNNARFLDLLWRHVLSLGLLTAAFLVSYSRVYLLYHTWSQVLYGGVAGSLMAIAWFVFTQEVLTPLFPRIAAWPISEFFLIRDTSLIPNVLWFEYTVTRAEARNRQRKLGTKLQ; this is translated from the exons ATGCCCTTTGACCCCAGAGTAGCCACGCAGCGTCCAATCTCTGATG gtgatCTCTCTGGCCACCTCCTTGCCTACCTGAGCCTCAGCCCTGTATTTGTCATTGTTGGTTTTGTGACCCTCATCATATTCAAGCGGGAACTGCACACG ATCTCATTCCTCGGGGGCCTGGCACTGAACGAGGGGGTCAACTGGCTGATCAAACACGTCATCCAGGAGCCACGGCCCTGTGGAG GCCCCCACGAGGCAGTGGGCACCAAGTACGGGATGCCCTCCAGCCATTCCCAGTTCATGTGGTTCTTCTCCGtctattccttccttttcctgtatTTAAG AATGCACCAAACAAACAACGCCAGGTTCCTGGACTTGCTGTGGAGGCACGTGCTCTCCCTGGGTCTTCTCACCGCGGCCTTTCTAGTCTCCTATAGCAG GGTCTACCTGCTGTATCACACCTGGAGCCAGGTGCTCTATGGGGGCGTTGCTGGGAGCCTCATGGCCATCGCCTGGTTCGTCTTCACCCAGGAGGTCCTCACCCCGCTGTTCCCTAGGATAGCAGCCTG GCCTATCTCTGAGTTCTTCCTCATCCGAGACACGAGCCTCATTCCCAACGTACTCTGGTTTGAGTACACGGTAACCCGGGCAGAAGCCAG GAACAGACAACGTAAGCTGGGGACCAAACTGCAGTGA
- the CRAT gene encoding carnitine O-acetyltransferase isoform X3, whose protein sequence is MLAFATRTVVKPLGLLKPSSLVKVSSRFKAHQDSLPRLPVPALQQSLDRYLKALQPIVSEEEWTQTKQLVEEFQTAGGVGERLQKGLERRARKMENWLSEWWLKTAYLQYRQPLVIYSSPGVALPKQDFVDLQGQLRFAAKFIEGVLDFKAMIDSETLPVEYLGGKPLCMNQYYQILSSCRVPGPKQDSVISFSKTKKPPMHITVVHNYQFFELDVYHSDGTPLTSDQIFVQLEKIWNSSLQTNKEPVGILTSNHRNSWAKAYSTLIKDKVNRESVRSIQKSIFTMCLDAPVPRVSEDVYRRHVAGQMLHGGGGKLNSGNRWFDKTLQFIVAEDGSCGLVYEHAAAEGPPIIALVDHVIEFTKKPELVRSPMVPLPMPKKLRFNITPEIKSDIEKAKQNLSIMIQDLDIMVMVFHHFGKDFPKSEKLSPDAFIQMALQLAYYRIYKQACATYESASLRMFHLGRTDTIRSASVDSLTFVKAMDDSNVSEHQKVDLLRRAVQAHRAYTDQMKTPRLQDVSDLPRPRGRDGARPPSCRPVSLNPALSPPWAGP, encoded by the exons ATGTTGGCTTTCGCGACCAGGACCGTG GTAAAGCCCCTGGGCTTGCTCAAGCCCTCCTCCTTGGTGAAGGTTTCCAGCCGCTTCAAGGCACACCAGGATTCGCTGCCCCGGCTGCCCGTGCCTGCGCTCCAGCAGTCCCTGGACCGTTACCTCAAGGCGCTGCAGCCCATCGTGAGCGAGGAGGAGTGGACCCAGACCAAGCAGCTGGTGGAAGAGTTTCAGACCGCGGGGGGCGTCGGGGAGCGTCTGCAGAAAGGGCTGGAGCGCAGAGCCAGGAAGATGGAGAACTGG CTGTCCGAGTGGTGGCTCAAAACAGCCTACCTCCAGTACCGCCAGCCCCTGGTCATCTACTCCAGCCCTGGTGTAGCACTGCCCAAGCAGGACTTTGTGGACCTGCAGGGACAGCTCCG GTTTGCTGCCAAATTCATCGAGGGCGTGTTGGATTTCAAAGCCATGATTGACAG CGAGACCCTGCCCGTGGAGTACCTGGGGGGTAAGCCGCTGTGCATGAACCAGTACTATCAGATCCTGTCCTCCTGCCGCGTGCCGGGCCCCAAGCAGGACTCGGTCATCAGCTTCAGCAAGACCAAGAAGCCGCCCATGCACATCACCGTGGTGCACAACTACCAA TTTTTTGAGCTGGACGTGTACCACAGCGATGGGACACCCCTGACGTCAGATCAGATCTTCGTGCAGCTGGAGAAGATCTGGAACTCCTCGCTGCAAACCAACAAAGAGCCCGTGGGCATCCTCACCTCCAACCACCGCAACTCCTGGGCCAAGGCCTACAGCACCCTCATTAAAG ACAAGGTGAACCGGGAGTCGGTCCGCTCCATCCAGAAGAGCATCTTCACCATGTGCCTGGACGCACCCGTGCCCCGCGTCTCGGAGGATGTGTACCGCCGTCACGTGGCCGGCCAGATGCTGCACGGGGGTGGTGGCAAACTGAACAGCGGCAATCGTTGGTTCGACAAGACGCTGCAG TTCATCGTGGCCGAAGATGGCTCCTGTGGGCTTGTTTACGAGCATGCAGCAGCGGAGGGACCCCCCATCATTGCCCTCGTGGACCATGTCATTGAGTTCAC GAAGAAACCCGAGCTTGTGCGGTCCCCCATGGTGCCCCTGCCCATGCCCAAGAAGCTGCGGTTCAACAtcacccctgagatcaagagcgaCATTGAAAAGGCCAAGCAGAATCTCAGCAT catgATCCAGGACCTGGACATCATGGTGATGGTGTTCCACCATTTTGGGAAAGACTTCCCCAAGTCGGAGAAGCTGAGCCCGGACGCCTTCATCCAGATGGCACTACAGCTGGCCTACTACAG GATCTACAAGCAGGCGTGTGCCACGTACGAAAGCGCCTCCCTGCGCATGTTCCACCTGGGCCGCACCGACACCATCCGCTCGGCCTCCGTGGACTCACTGACCTTCGTCAAGGCCATGGATGACTCCAACGTGTCG GAGCACCAGAAGGTGGACCTGCTGCGGAGGGCCGTGCAAGCCCACCGAGCCTACACGGACCAG atgaagaCCCCGAGACTCCAAGATGTAAGTGACCTGCCAAGACCCCGTGGCCGGGATGGGGCCAGGCCACCCAGCTGCAGGCCTGTGTCCTTAAAtcctgccctgtcccctccctgggcaggtccctga